The following are from one region of the Acidobacteriota bacterium genome:
- a CDS encoding DUF58 domain-containing protein, with protein sequence MTAKAFTAMGTMSKAEATLYSTVPAAKYSSFGLSQVWVRFLVAIVGLILAFAAALFSTVAGESGNVWTTVILASAALLLAVMVGLTTVPYLARQVVAARVRDAMDYEVTRAGMVYIGITLVIGIAAINTGNNLLYIVVAALLSAILVSGVASALVLRHLELDVHLPEHVFAGRPLLARLLLRNISRWLPSFSIRVVPSKRKAGKRWQWEAYTLGLPRNRPVESQWVRVPDRRLRRVIENPGKPILQQTVYFPFLAAGQELRADLEMNFPARGCYREKDFGLATRFPFAFLLKTRRVALAREVIVYPAVEPPQEFFDVLPMVTGELAAFVRGRGNDLYRIREYLPEDSARHVDWKATARTGTLKVREFSREDERKLRIVFDNPQPGVLETAQYERAVHLAASLGWHFHHEDVEISYVAAGLEPTTDVFAFLRHLALVEPQEATSVFERLRASNDYHVIITSRDRSQVPSSLLNRAYVVTIGTGAHQAAATSQA encoded by the coding sequence TTGACTGCCAAAGCCTTCACTGCCATGGGAACGATGAGCAAGGCTGAAGCGACCCTGTACTCGACCGTCCCGGCAGCGAAATACTCCAGCTTTGGACTTTCCCAGGTGTGGGTAAGATTTCTCGTTGCCATTGTGGGTTTGATCCTGGCATTCGCCGCAGCTCTGTTTTCGACCGTCGCAGGCGAATCCGGCAACGTCTGGACGACGGTCATCCTCGCCTCCGCCGCGCTCTTGCTGGCCGTTATGGTGGGACTGACGACCGTGCCCTATCTGGCACGCCAGGTCGTCGCTGCCCGGGTCCGCGACGCGATGGATTACGAAGTAACCCGCGCCGGCATGGTCTACATCGGTATCACGCTGGTGATTGGGATCGCCGCGATCAACACTGGAAACAATCTTCTCTACATTGTGGTTGCGGCACTGTTATCTGCGATTCTGGTTTCCGGGGTTGCATCGGCGCTGGTGTTGCGCCATCTTGAACTCGACGTCCATCTTCCCGAGCATGTCTTTGCCGGTCGGCCATTGCTGGCTCGTTTGCTGCTTCGCAATATCAGTCGTTGGCTGCCATCATTTTCGATTCGTGTCGTGCCTTCCAAACGTAAGGCTGGGAAGCGTTGGCAGTGGGAAGCGTACACATTGGGCCTGCCTCGCAACCGGCCGGTGGAGAGTCAGTGGGTGCGCGTGCCGGATCGCCGTCTGCGGCGCGTGATCGAAAATCCCGGCAAACCAATTCTTCAACAAACTGTCTATTTTCCGTTTCTCGCGGCGGGACAGGAATTGCGTGCCGACCTGGAAATGAATTTTCCTGCGCGTGGCTGTTATCGCGAGAAGGATTTCGGCCTCGCCACCCGGTTCCCATTTGCATTTCTATTGAAGACGCGCCGCGTGGCGCTGGCTCGGGAAGTGATCGTGTATCCAGCGGTCGAGCCTCCGCAGGAATTTTTCGATGTGCTGCCCATGGTGACCGGAGAACTGGCCGCTTTTGTGCGCGGTCGCGGAAACGATCTTTACCGTATTCGCGAGTACCTGCCGGAAGATTCCGCGCGTCACGTCGATTGGAAAGCGACCGCCCGCACCGGCACTCTGAAGGTGCGCGAGTTCAGCCGTGAAGACGAACGCAAACTGCGCATCGTGTTTGACAATCCCCAGCCGGGTGTTCTGGAAACTGCTCAATACGAGCGCGCCGTCCATTTAGCGGCTTCGCTCGGATGGCATTTCCACCACGAGGACGTTGAGATTTCCTACGTGGCAGCTGGGCTGGAGCCAACCACGGACGTATTTGCCTTCCTGCGCCATCTGGCCCTCGTTGAGCCCCAGGAAGCGACCTCGGTTTTTGAGCGTCTCCGGGCCAGTAATGACTACCACGTGATCATCACCTCGCGCGATCGCTCGCAGGTGCCCTCCAGCCTCCTAAACCGGGCTTATGTCGTCACAATCGGCACTGGAGCGCACCAGGCTGCAGCCACAAGCCAAGCTTAG
- a CDS encoding OmpA family protein — translation MPTPPIIIKKKISHGGHHGGAWKVAYADFVTAMMALFIVLWLLNTNKPVREAVAGYFKDPSGTATKIGTNQVGTGESVLLKKEDMADLKKHLEKKIESMIDMQKLNKNIEMTITAEGLRIELLESDKGTFFDSGSPNLKPNGQEILGMLAVQLGEVPNHLSIEGHTDAKPYGARGSYSNWELSADRANAARRLMQQSGLRSDQVAQVRGFADQRLRNRKDPLEASNRRVSIIVQYLAGDGPAKAQEAKKGELSPENAAKSEAEAKPSEKSPEGKP, via the coding sequence ATGCCGACACCGCCCATCATCATCAAGAAAAAGATCAGCCACGGCGGACATCATGGCGGTGCCTGGAAAGTGGCCTACGCGGATTTTGTCACTGCGATGATGGCCTTGTTCATCGTTCTCTGGCTGCTCAATACCAACAAGCCCGTGCGGGAAGCCGTCGCAGGATACTTCAAGGATCCCTCCGGCACCGCCACGAAAATCGGGACCAATCAGGTTGGCACCGGAGAAAGCGTCCTGCTCAAAAAAGAGGACATGGCCGACCTCAAGAAACATCTGGAGAAGAAAATCGAGAGCATGATCGACATGCAGAAGTTAAATAAAAATATCGAGATGACGATTACGGCGGAAGGGCTACGCATCGAACTACTCGAATCCGACAAAGGAACATTTTTCGATAGCGGCAGTCCAAACCTAAAACCGAATGGACAAGAAATTCTGGGAATGCTGGCCGTACAACTGGGCGAAGTCCCCAATCATTTATCGATTGAAGGACACACCGATGCCAAGCCGTACGGAGCGAGGGGCAGCTACAGCAATTGGGAATTGTCTGCCGACCGCGCCAACGCGGCTCGACGGTTGATGCAGCAATCCGGATTACGTTCCGACCAGGTGGCACAGGTGCGAGGCTTCGCCGATCAGAGGTTACGCAATCGTAAGGATCCGCTGGAAGCCTCGAACCGCAGGGTGTCCATCATTGTGCAATATCTGGCCGGTGATGGGCCTGCGAAGGCTCAGGAGGCAAAGAAAGGCGAGCTGTCCCCTGAGAACGCGGCGAAGTCGGAGGCGGAAGCGAAGCCTTCGGAAAAGAGTCCCGAAGGCAAACCGTGA
- the motA gene encoding flagellar motor stator protein MotA translates to MFAIIGIVVVFGCIVAGYLMEHGNLKVLLQPAELVIIGGAAAGTVLIANPLNILKEIVSGVMGVFGSSAYTSKRYTELLTMIFELLNKARKEGLVALEGDVEDPGKSPLLSKYAGFVKDHHATNFLCDTMRMAISGGIEAFDLDQMLEGDLDIHHHEGTLAPAALNTMADALPGLGIVAAVLGVVITMGALGGPPEEIGHKVAAALVGTFLGILLCYGLFGPIAQRMSKSADEERAFLNVLRAAVIAFLKGIAPVLAVEIGRRAVPVHVRPSFKTVEDACRALKAGASAAAPEAAAAASAG, encoded by the coding sequence ATGTTTGCAATCATTGGGATCGTCGTCGTCTTCGGTTGCATTGTCGCTGGCTATCTGATGGAGCACGGCAATCTGAAAGTGCTCCTGCAGCCGGCGGAATTGGTCATCATCGGCGGAGCCGCCGCGGGTACAGTCTTGATCGCGAATCCGCTGAATATCCTGAAAGAAATTGTTAGCGGTGTGATGGGAGTGTTCGGATCCTCGGCTTACACCAGCAAACGCTATACCGAGCTTTTGACGATGATCTTCGAATTGTTGAATAAGGCTCGCAAAGAAGGATTGGTTGCGCTCGAAGGTGACGTAGAAGATCCGGGCAAAAGTCCGTTGCTGTCGAAGTACGCGGGATTCGTGAAAGATCACCACGCAACGAATTTCCTGTGCGACACCATGCGCATGGCGATCAGCGGCGGCATTGAGGCCTTCGATCTCGATCAGATGCTGGAAGGCGATCTCGACATCCATCATCATGAAGGGACGCTTGCTCCTGCCGCGCTCAACACCATGGCGGATGCTCTTCCCGGACTCGGCATCGTCGCCGCCGTGCTGGGTGTCGTCATCACCATGGGAGCATTGGGCGGGCCGCCGGAAGAAATCGGCCACAAAGTCGCTGCAGCACTGGTGGGAACATTCCTGGGAATCTTGCTGTGCTACGGGTTGTTCGGACCGATCGCCCAACGCATGAGCAAGAGCGCCGACGAGGAACGCGCGTTCCTCAACGTGTTGCGAGCCGCCGTCATCGCCTTCTTGAAGGGGATCGCTCCCGTGTTGGCAGTAGAGATAGGACGACGGGCGGTGCCGGTGCACGTGCGGCCGTCATTCAAGACTGTCGAAGACGCGTGCCGTGCTCTTAAGGCCGGGGCAAGCGCGGCGGCTCCCGAAGCTGCAGCCGCGGCTTCTGCCGGATAG
- a CDS encoding diguanylate cyclase, which produces MSPFFEDPALYRSVLENLPIGVYVLDRDQHVRFWNRGAERLTGHLAHEVVGQVCADSLPHFDPEGRVLAGDDCSITTTLREGRAVHSRVFTLHKQGHRLAVLIRTLPLIDEDGLVMGVAIAFEEATSASMAETNTALMCGCLDPLTGVSTRRMTKAVLAESLVELEETRAGLSLLRIRILGLKELSPHYGVDSVAVFLRTSVQTIRHSLRAEDFLGRWGDDEFLAMLHTGSPVKITAIAEVISQQIAQSEISWWGDRFRLQAEVEWIIASPGDKLEELLGRMKPIHTNENAADASASGEAGSAASQG; this is translated from the coding sequence ATGTCCCCTTTCTTTGAAGACCCGGCACTCTATCGCTCGGTGCTCGAGAACTTGCCGATCGGCGTCTACGTCCTCGACCGGGACCAGCACGTCCGCTTCTGGAATCGCGGCGCGGAACGACTCACGGGACACTTGGCCCATGAAGTCGTAGGACAAGTCTGTGCAGATTCCCTCCCTCATTTCGATCCTGAGGGCCGGGTCCTGGCGGGAGATGATTGTTCGATTACTACGACCCTTCGGGAGGGACGGGCAGTTCATAGCCGTGTCTTCACGTTGCACAAACAAGGCCACCGGCTGGCCGTTCTGATACGCACCTTGCCTTTGATCGACGAAGACGGTCTGGTGATGGGTGTCGCAATCGCATTCGAAGAGGCTACCTCGGCATCGATGGCAGAAACCAACACAGCTCTGATGTGCGGATGCCTCGATCCGCTCACGGGAGTTTCGACGCGACGCATGACCAAAGCCGTCCTAGCGGAGAGCTTGGTCGAGTTGGAGGAGACGCGCGCCGGACTGAGCCTGTTGCGTATCCGGATACTAGGGCTGAAAGAACTCTCGCCGCATTACGGCGTCGACTCTGTCGCGGTATTCCTGCGCACTTCGGTGCAAACCATACGGCACAGTCTGCGGGCGGAAGACTTTCTTGGACGCTGGGGGGATGACGAATTTCTGGCGATGCTGCATACCGGGAGTCCGGTCAAAATCACAGCGATCGCAGAAGTGATTTCGCAACAGATCGCGCAGTCGGAAATCTCGTGGTGGGGCGACCGCTTTCGATTGCAGGCGGAGGTGGAGTGGATCATCGCCAGCCCGGGCGACAAGCTGGAAGAGCTTTTGGGCCGCATGAAACCCATCCACACAAACGAGAATGCGGCTGACGCAAGCGCGAGTGGCGAGGCGGGATCCGCCGCATCGCAAGGATAA
- a CDS encoding trypsin-like peptidase domain-containing protein, which translates to MRVDRFSADVLSTSEIRNGELPDDSTRHQDFGDSALLDAYSRAVMTAVEKIGPSVVNVAVHTAGKTRSGEPRDRRGGGSGFVFTPDGLILTNSHVVHDATRIDVTLTDGRRAPAHIVGDDPASDLAVIRIDAPGLQAAELGDSQQLRPGQMAIAIGNPYGFQSTVTAGVVSALGRSLRAYSGRLIEDVIQTDAALNPGNSGGPLVNSAGAVIGVNTATILPAQGICFAIGINTAKFVASRLLRDGRIRRSWIGVSAQTVPLHRRVVRFYNLPKESGVVVAGVEERSPARNAGLREGDVIVALDDKPVAGVDDLHRLLTDAQVGARCTLTVIRYTEKINLSITPTEAS; encoded by the coding sequence ATGCGCGTTGATCGTTTTTCTGCAGACGTCCTCTCGACCTCGGAAATCCGCAATGGTGAATTACCTGATGACAGTACGCGCCATCAGGATTTCGGTGACTCCGCTCTGCTTGATGCTTATTCCCGTGCGGTGATGACGGCGGTGGAAAAGATCGGCCCGTCGGTAGTGAATGTCGCGGTCCATACTGCGGGAAAGACCCGCTCGGGCGAGCCGCGCGACCGGCGTGGTGGCGGATCAGGATTTGTGTTTACCCCCGATGGATTGATTCTCACGAACAGCCATGTCGTCCACGACGCGACCCGGATCGACGTCACTCTGACGGACGGCCGCAGAGCACCGGCTCACATCGTCGGTGACGATCCTGCCAGCGACCTGGCGGTGATCCGGATTGATGCTCCCGGTTTGCAGGCAGCAGAACTGGGCGACTCGCAACAACTGCGGCCAGGACAGATGGCGATCGCGATCGGCAATCCCTACGGATTCCAGTCGACGGTAACCGCCGGGGTCGTTAGCGCGTTAGGGCGATCGTTGCGAGCCTATTCAGGACGGCTGATCGAAGATGTCATCCAAACCGATGCAGCGTTGAATCCGGGGAATTCGGGCGGACCGCTCGTCAATTCTGCCGGGGCCGTGATCGGCGTCAATACAGCGACGATTTTGCCGGCGCAAGGAATCTGCTTTGCGATCGGGATCAACACCGCAAAATTTGTCGCCAGCCGATTGCTCCGCGATGGACGGATCCGGCGCAGTTGGATCGGTGTGTCGGCACAAACAGTCCCGCTCCATCGGCGCGTGGTGCGCTTCTATAACCTGCCCAAGGAAAGTGGCGTGGTAGTCGCGGGAGTGGAAGAGCGCAGTCCGGCGCGCAATGCCGGCTTGCGCGAAGGCGACGTGATCGTGGCGCTCGACGACAAGCCCGTCGCTGGCGTGGACGATCTGCACCGTCTGCTGACGGATGCCCAAGTGGGAGCGCGTTGCACGCTAACGGTGATTCGCTATACCGAAAAAATCAATCTGTCGATCACGCCGACGGAAGCGAGTTAG
- a CDS encoding DUF72 domain-containing protein, translating into MPHPGARRTKLVALCYSASSGLAFMETPARIRIGTAGWSYRDWDGILYPPEVTRKKIHPVEFLARFFDVIEINTSFYGHIRPELGRLWCRKVAAVNRDFVFTAKLHQSFTHSPLSVSEPTSAASIRPNDKDERLAREGLDSMAAEGKLGALLIQFPVSFKNTSLNREYLEQLLRQFIEYPRVVEVRHESWDQPETIAEFMRSNVGFCNIDQPLLGRSLAPTEHVTSGLGYVRLHGRNYDQWFDTDNRDDRYNYLYKPAELEQWREKIEAIARKAEITYVIANNHFQAKAAVNALQLKHLLGRQKVVVPEMLLKSYPELKGIVEIKDEDENGNYSLLA; encoded by the coding sequence GTGCCCCATCCGGGAGCTCGCCGCACGAAGCTCGTCGCTCTGTGCTACTCTGCCTCATCTGGCCTGGCATTTATGGAGACCCCTGCGCGAATTCGCATTGGGACGGCCGGCTGGTCGTACAGAGATTGGGATGGAATCCTCTACCCGCCCGAAGTCACCCGAAAGAAAATTCATCCCGTAGAATTTCTGGCGCGATTCTTCGACGTCATCGAAATCAACACTTCCTTCTACGGACACATTCGTCCGGAACTGGGGCGGTTGTGGTGCCGGAAAGTAGCGGCAGTGAATCGCGATTTTGTTTTCACCGCGAAACTGCACCAGTCGTTCACACACTCGCCGCTGTCGGTGTCGGAACCGACTTCGGCCGCTAGCATTCGTCCTAATGACAAAGATGAACGATTGGCACGCGAGGGCCTCGATTCCATGGCTGCGGAAGGCAAACTGGGCGCGCTGTTGATTCAGTTCCCGGTTTCATTCAAGAACACCAGTTTGAATCGTGAATACCTGGAACAATTGCTGCGGCAGTTCATTGAGTATCCGCGTGTGGTGGAAGTCCGACACGAGAGTTGGGATCAACCCGAAACCATCGCTGAGTTCATGCGTTCCAACGTTGGCTTCTGCAACATCGATCAGCCGTTGCTGGGAAGATCCTTGGCACCGACCGAGCATGTGACGTCGGGCTTGGGATATGTCCGTCTTCACGGCCGCAATTACGATCAGTGGTTCGACACCGACAATCGCGATGACCGCTACAACTATCTCTACAAGCCGGCAGAACTGGAACAGTGGAGAGAGAAAATCGAGGCAATCGCGCGAAAGGCCGAGATCACGTACGTGATCGCCAACAACCATTTCCAGGCAAAGGCAGCCGTGAATGCCCTGCAACTCAAGCATCTGTTAGGCAGGCAGAAAGTTGTTGTGCCAGAAATGCTGTTGAAGAGTTATCCGGAGTTGAAAGGTATCGTCGAGATCAAAGACGAAGACGAAAACGGAAATTATTCTCTGCTGGCGTGA
- a CDS encoding CAP domain-containing protein, with protein sequence MLRTWIVVLALATIGWAQNAAPAEEHAVASGATKSTKPTPKLLSAALPSITEDSAAESELLALANQSRQNAGLPPLRMNQDLMDAARAHARLMIQQRQLSHQFDGEPNLLKRLHATGVPLNSVGENVAYNASAEKAFNSFMNSPPHRSNLLDPDFNAVAFVAIWSDGQLYVVQDFVRQIPDITPVSSRK encoded by the coding sequence ATGCTTCGAACCTGGATCGTCGTTCTCGCGCTGGCCACGATTGGATGGGCGCAGAACGCCGCGCCCGCCGAAGAGCATGCGGTCGCGTCCGGTGCAACAAAATCCACTAAGCCCACCCCCAAATTGCTCTCGGCGGCCCTGCCTTCCATCACCGAGGACTCCGCCGCCGAGAGTGAATTGCTTGCGCTGGCCAACCAAAGCCGCCAAAACGCCGGTCTGCCTCCGCTTCGCATGAACCAGGATCTAATGGACGCAGCTCGCGCCCATGCCCGGCTGATGATTCAACAACGGCAACTTTCTCATCAGTTCGATGGCGAACCGAATCTGCTGAAACGCCTGCACGCGACCGGAGTTCCACTCAATAGCGTGGGAGAAAATGTCGCCTACAACGCCAGCGCGGAAAAGGCCTTCAACTCGTTCATGAATTCGCCTCCGCACCGTTCGAACCTGCTCGATCCGGACTTCAACGCCGTGGCCTTCGTGGCCATTTGGAGTGACGGGCAGTTATATGTCGTACAGGACTTCGTGCGGCAAATCCCGGACATCACTCCGGTCTCCAGTCGAAAATAA